The nucleotide window GCAACAAAAAAGGCGCGATCCTTGCGGACCGCGCCTTTTTCAATATCGAAACCCGCTTACTTCGCGCCGGCCTTCTGGGCGTATTCCCACGCCAGCTCCGCCATCGGCACGGTGCGGGCGGCAGATTCCTTGGCCTTGTCGGAGGCCGCGGTGCCGTCGCGGACCCGGCCGGCGATGCCCGCCAGAATGCCGGCGAGACGGAAGGTGTTGTAGGCCAGATACCAGTTGAGGTCCGGCACACCGGCAATGCCAGCGGCCTTGCAATAGATCTCGGCGGCCTGCTCCAGCGTCGGCAGATTCAGCGCCTTGAGATCGGCCTCGGCGAGGCCCGGCATCGCCCACTGCATCAGCAGATAGGTGAAGTCGGCCATCGGATCGCCGAGCGTCGACAGCTCCCAATCCAGCACCGCCAGCACGCGCGGCTCAGTGGCATGGAAGATCATGTTGTCGAGCCGGTAGTCGCCGTGCACCACCGACACCCGCTCCTGCACCGGCAGCGTGTTCGGCAGCCATTCCATCAGCCGCTCCATCTCCGGGATGGGCTCGGCCACCGACGCCTTGTACTGCTTGCTCCAGCGGTCGACCTGGCGGGCGAAATAATTGCCCGGCTTGCCGAAGTCGCCGAGGCCGATCTTCTCCGGATCGTAGCTGTGAAGCTGCGCCAGGGTCTCGATCTTGGCCTTGAAGATCGCCCATCGCGACTCCGGCGTCTGGGTCGGCAGGGTCGGGTCCCAGAACACCCGGCCCTCTTCCATCGACATGATGTAGAACGACACGCCGATCACCGAGTCGTCGGTGCACAGCGCATAGGCCTTGGCGACCGGGAAGCCCTGCTTGCCGAGTGCGGCGATGACGCGGAATTCGCGGTCGACCGCGTGCGCCGACGGCAGCAGCTTGCCGAACGGCTTGCGCCGCATCACGTAGGAACGGTTCGGGGTGACGAGCTTATAGGTCGGGTTGGACTGCCCGCCCCTGAACTGCTGAACCTCGAGCGGACCCTGATAGCCCTCGACATTCGCCTGCATCCATTCGGCGAGGCGGGCCTCGTCGACCCGATGCCGCTCCTCGACCGGCTTGGTGCCGGTGTAATCGTCGTCGTTTCGCTTCCCGACCAAGTGACGCTCCTTGTTCTTGTTCGCGCGTTTCGCGCCGCGCGTTCCGACAATCCTAAAACAATCATACCCGGGCGTGACCCGGGTATCCATCTTTCCAAGAGATGCATCGCCGGATCAAGTCCGGCGATGACGTTTTTGTGCTGCCTTTGCGCGTCAGTGCGCTGCGTTGGCGTATTTCTTCATCTCCAGCCGGGCGATGGCGCGGTTGTGCACCTCGTCCGGACCGTCCGCGAGCCGCAGCGTGCGGATGTTGGCGTAATCCTTGGCGAGACCCGCGTCGTCGGACACGCCGGCGCCACCGAACGCCTGGATCGCTTCGTCGATGATGCGCTGCGCCATCCGCGGCGCCGCCACCTTGATCATCGCGATCTCAAGCTGCGCGGTCTTGTTGCCGACCTTGTCCATCATGTCGGCGGCCTTCAGGCACAGCAGACGGTTCATCTCGATGTCGATACGGGCTTCGGCGATCCGCTGCTCCCACACCGAGAATTCGATGATCCGCTTGCCGAACGCGACGCGCGACTGCAGCCGCTTCACCATCTTCTCCAGCGCTTCTTCGGCCTTGCCGATGGTGCGCATGCAGTGATGGATGCGGCCCGGGCCGAGGCGCCCCTGCGCGATCTCGAAGCCGCGGCCCTCACCGAGCAGCAGATTCGAGGCCGGAACGCGGACGTTCTCCAGCTTGACCATGCCGTGGCCGTGCGGCGCGTCGTCGAAGCCGAACACCGGCAGCATCTTCTCGATGGTGATGCCGGGGGTGTCGAGCGGCACCAGGATCTGCGACTGCTGCTGGTGACGCGCGGCGTTCGGATCGGTCTTGCCCATCACGATCGCGATCTTGCAGCGCGGATCGCCGACGCCCGACGACCACCATTTGCGGCCGTTGATGACGTAGTGATCGCCGTCCTTCTCGATCCGGGTCTCGATGTTGGTGGCGTCCGACGAGGCCACCGCCGGTTCGGTCATCAGGAACGCCGAGCGGATCTCACCGGCCATCAGCGGCCGCAGCCACTTCTGCTTCTGCTCCTTGGTGCCGTAGCGGAACAGCACTTCCATGTTGCCGGTGTC belongs to Rhodopseudomonas palustris and includes:
- a CDS encoding acyl-CoA dehydrogenase family protein; its protein translation is MDFTMSDRQREWLDRVTKFMNDHVRPAVPIYKQQDAEGERWKVIPVLEELKAKAKAEGLWNLFLPPSSHDDDEFHGAGLSNLEYALLSEQMGHISWASEVFNCSAPDTGNMEVLFRYGTKEQKQKWLRPLMAGEIRSAFLMTEPAVASSDATNIETRIEKDGDHYVINGRKWWSSGVGDPRCKIAIVMGKTDPNAARHQQQSQILVPLDTPGITIEKMLPVFGFDDAPHGHGMVKLENVRVPASNLLLGEGRGFEIAQGRLGPGRIHHCMRTIGKAEEALEKMVKRLQSRVAFGKRIIEFSVWEQRIAEARIDIEMNRLLCLKAADMMDKVGNKTAQLEIAMIKVAAPRMAQRIIDEAIQAFGGAGVSDDAGLAKDYANIRTLRLADGPDEVHNRAIARLEMKKYANAAH
- a CDS encoding phosphotransferase family protein, which produces MVGKRNDDDYTGTKPVEERHRVDEARLAEWMQANVEGYQGPLEVQQFRGGQSNPTYKLVTPNRSYVMRRKPFGKLLPSAHAVDREFRVIAALGKQGFPVAKAYALCTDDSVIGVSFYIMSMEEGRVFWDPTLPTQTPESRWAIFKAKIETLAQLHSYDPEKIGLGDFGKPGNYFARQVDRWSKQYKASVAEPIPEMERLMEWLPNTLPVQERVSVVHGDYRLDNMIFHATEPRVLAVLDWELSTLGDPMADFTYLLMQWAMPGLAEADLKALNLPTLEQAAEIYCKAAGIAGVPDLNWYLAYNTFRLAGILAGIAGRVRDGTAASDKAKESAARTVPMAELAWEYAQKAGAK